The Rhizoctonia solani chromosome 4, complete sequence genome contains a region encoding:
- a CDS encoding pectate lyase yields MSAYLGVEADETFSINGEVSNITISDTIITQGLETHSCGGLMQTNTGGVSIIRSLYIDNKTRNPKVKGVNEFVNNVVYNWGGGGGYIAGDSDGQSYANIMNNIFISGPSTSVSAFTRGNANFHAYVQRNYYDPNRNGVLDGWELSQSTDNYSGVDFQAKRYDYPTVKTLLAPLDAYAKVIAGVGASKSRDNVDTQLINQVKSLGKSGALISDETVSPWSSGGPIAGGTAPKDTDGDGMPDDWEIANGLDPNVNDAMQDKNGDGYANIENYINSLV; encoded by the exons ATGTCAGCGTATCTTGGGGTCGAG GCAGATGAGACATTCTCCATCAATGGCGAAGTCTCGAACATAACAATCTCGGACACTATTATTACTCAGGGCCTCGAGACTCACTCTTGTGGTGGACTTATGCAAACAAATACAGGAGGTGTTAGCATCATCCGATCTCTATACATTGATAACAAAACTCG TAACCCCAAAGTCAAGGGGGTCAACGAGTTCGTCAACAATGTTGTTTATAACTggggtggaggagggggCTACATTGCCGGCGATTCGGATGGCCAATCATACGCGAATATCATGAACAACATATTCATCAGCGGCCCTTCGACGAGCGTCAGCGCATTTACCCGCGGAAATGCAAACTTCCACGCATATGTGCAGCGTAACTATTATGATCCCA ACAGGAACG GTGTACTCGATGGCTGGGAACTTAgtcaatctactgacaaTTACTCT GGCGTCGACTTCCAAGCCAAACGTTACGACTACCCAACAGTCAAGACCCTCCTTGCTCCTCTTGATGCCTATGCCAAGGTTATCGCCGGAGTAGGCGCGTCCAAGTCACGCGACAACGTCGACACACAGCTCAtcaaccaggtcaagtcacTCGGCAAGTCTGGCGCGCTCATCTCTGATGAGACTGTGTCCCCGTGGAGCTCTGGTGGCCCGATCGCTGGAGGTACTGCACCGAAAGATACGGATGGAGATGGGATGCCAGATGACTGGGAGATTGCAAACGGTCTGGACCCGAACGTGAACGACGCTATGCAGGACAAGAATGGAGATGGATATGCCA ACATCGAGAACTATATCAACTCACTTGTGTGA
- a CDS encoding Transposable element Tcb2 transposase, whose protein sequence is MVDHGHKNFAQVAGEVGRDATTVSRIYKRYHQTQDYNQVAPRSGCPCKFTESDARRAIFEINKGGAVTASQLQREIFPHVSADTIERRLKEKGLECCKQRKVPLLSKRHVEERLAWGESLFSWTLDNWSAVVYSDASQFNIFGSDGYQRVWRMPGESLDPKNTTKKVAHGGGNVMVWGCITRHGVGCLQRITTKLDLPGYARILTEDLLGSLSNQGINPCDIYFQRDKDRKQWTKLVATTLKNHHIDSLPWPAASPDMNIIENLWDHLDGLVHAQKPPPTNKEILWRYLREEWEAIDQGYINSLYESIPTRVMQLVQQRGGNTEY, encoded by the coding sequence ATGGTAGACCATGGCCACAAGAACTTTGCTCAAGTGGCAGGTGAGGTGGGAAGGGATGCAACAACAGTGTCACGCATATACAAACGGTACCACCAAACACAGGATTATAATCAAGTAGCCCCTAGGAGTGGTTGCCCATGCAAATTTACTGAGTCTGATGCAAGAAGGGCCATCTTTGAGATCAATAAAGGTGGGGCTGTTACAGCCAGCCAACTTCAACGTGAAATTTTCCCCCATGTCTCAGCTGATACTATTGAGAGAAGATTAAAGGAGAAAGGCTTAGAGTGCTGTAAGCAACGTAAGGTCCCCCTGCTTTCAAAAAGGCATGTAGAGGAGCGTCTAGCATGGGGGGAAAGCCTTTTTTCCTGGACTTTAGATAACTGGTCAGCAGTTGTTTACTCAGATGCCTCACAATTCAATATCTTTGGGTCTGATGGTTACCAACGTGTTTGGCGGATGCCTGGGGAGTCCTTAGATCCCAAAAATACCACCAAGAAAGTTGCTCATGGTGGAGGAAATGTCATGGTCTGGGGCTGCATTACTAGGCATGGTGTGGGCTGCCTTCAACGCATCACAACCAAGTTGGATTTGCCAGGATATGCAAGAATCCTCACAGAAGATCTTCTGGGGTCTCTTAGCAATCAAGGAATCAATCCTTGTGACATATATTTTCAGCGGGACAAGGATAGGAAGCAATGGACCAAACTGGTGGCCACCACCCTCAAAAATCATCACATTGATTCTCTTCCGTGGCCAGCTGCTAGCCCTGACATGAATATCATTGAAAATCTTTGGGACCACCTTGATGGTCTGGTGCATGCTCAAAAACCCCCTCCTACTAATAAGGAGATATTGTGGCGGTATTTACGGGAGGAGTGGGAGGCAATTGACCAAGGCTATATCAACAGCCTCTATGAGTCAATCCCTACAAGAGTTATGCAACTTGTGCAGCAGCGTGGTGGGAACACTGAATATTAA
- a CDS encoding phosphorylase b kinase regulatory subunit beta produces the protein MPDINARVNEEIDAHRRRDSTVFASRDSLQSGEYLSLLVIICSVDPSLPSISPENYFALCAKSIELSELLLLAYRSGSFTQLARHPSLRIFAPSVTDGNARIAGGSQPLVKSLSNRSLLAAFQEPYVGTVHKCFVEALDSYLNLPNEKKLYMRSISVVQSSGMGKSRMIDEAANLVFTIPANIREALPEGIATYPPPDVRLRAYFEYHYNKSDQLLQAEYAILLKHMFATATARVPIVARDRKGSELATAWASYLKDGQADEGVGGNREAFYEAALTAAEKDRKLVCEDDDVLKRPGFLDTLFQEMNASAEQMIRTLGPSSSADKTQCLLYFDEAHSLTEPPKVVSEVRTRSPYQNLGTVLSQLVDLPIFFVFLSTNSHLQKFAPSARDHPSLRASKGQYLIPPFTELPFDVFTDQVLKKMKGSNEPRSLRNACTIEVMSSMGRPLWFVHHKLLEEQKRTRQRRSVDAVVSMAYEKLTSGGAPSRTSQAELAALSVRIGIAFESMNPAARETESQQVERHMRIVYAIPEHREYMRTGTSSEPVLAEAASKYLHNVSGDGGIAVLAPRILADNCQKGFLARGERGELCGRLLVTIAHDIALTRDPYTIDPPLEDSKPGFHRPVPVLAFLRSLFASEHHDTILKATPVSDEEEGQSLEVVFKDAFVSFSHFALAEDSDMLSSKALRTALFRGMAMQAKDNQPSIDAVIPIHMGSVDQAITTETTSAINLQFKNRKHSLDCPVDRTITVADAKKPVISIVFEFGETNSTLPRIQVRHEHHRRTRSNRTHPDDKHYSFITRGFGPETYESIPAEATHYYRTILATGGLKDDFPRAKSACSWRLLRELKPTFDGTDCCAEWDS, from the exons ATGCCTGACATCAATGCCCGTGTAAATGAGGAGATAGATGCGCATCGACGACGGGACTCGACCGTTTTTGCTTCCAGGGATTCTCTGCAATCCGGGGAGTACCTCTCACTACTGGTGATAATCTGTTCCGTCGATCCATCATTGCCATCAATCAGTCCGGAAAACTACTTTGCACTCTGTGCGAAGTCTATCGAGCTCTCTGAGTTACTTCTGCTCGCATACAGGTCGGGATCATTCACGCAATTGGCTCGCCACC CATCTCTTCGTATTTTTGCACCCTCAGTGACAGATGGCAATGCACGTATAGCTGGGGGGTCCCAGCCGCTCGTAAAGTCTCTTAGCAACCGAA GCCTCCTAGCGGCTTTCCAGGAGCCTTACGTCGGCACAGTGCACAAGTGTTTCGTCGAGGCCTTGGATTCCTATCTGAATCTCCCAAACGAGAAAAAGCTTTACATGAGATCTATATCTGTCGTGCAATCCTCAGGAATGGGAAAGTCGCGTATGATAGACGAGGCAGCCAACCTTGTTTTCACTATTCCGGCGAATATCCGTGAAGCACTGCCCGAGGGAATAGCAA CTTATCCTCCTCCGGATGTACGGCTTCGTGCATACTTTGAATATCACTATAACAAAAGTGACCAGCTCCTCCAAGCTGAATATGCGATATTACTCAAGCACATGTTTGCTACTGCGACTGCCAGAGTGCCAATTGTGGCCAGAGATCGGAAAGGAAGTGAACTGGCAACTGCATGGGCAAGTTACCTCAAGGATGGACAAGCCGATGAGGGAGTCGGAGGAAACCGCGAAGCGTTCTACGAGGCAGCATTGACTGCTGCTGAAAAG GATAGGAAGCTGGTTTGTGAAGATGACGACGTATTGAAACGTCCTGGTTTTCTGGACACGCTGTTTCAGGAGATGAATGCCAGTGCCGAACAGATGATCCGTACATTAGGGCCAAGTTCGTCTGCTGACAAAACCCAATGCCTGTTATACTTTGACGAAGCACACTCCCTTACCGAACCTCCGAAAGTCGTCAGCGAAGTGCGCACACGCAGCCCCTATCAAAACCTGGGAACAGTCTTGTCGCAGCTCGTTGACCTGCCGATCTTCTTTGTTTTCTTGTCGACCAACAGTCACCTGCAGAAATTTGCACCCTCGGCCAGAGACCACCCTTCGCTTCGTGCTTCGAAGGGTCAATATCTTATCCCTCCATTTACCGAGCTTCCATTCGATGTCTTTACCGACCAAGTCCTCAAGAAGATGAAAGGCTCCAACGAGCCCCGTTCGCTTCGTAACGCATGCACAATTGAAGTGATGTCAAGCATGGGTCGCCCGCT GTGGTTCGTACATCATAAGCTGTTGGAAGAGCAAAAAAGGACACGACAGCGGCGATCGGTGGACGCCGTTGTCTCCATGGCCTACGAGAAACTAACCAGCGGGGGTGCCCCCTCGCGAACCTCCCAGGCCGAACTTGCTGCACTCAGCGTTCGGATTGGAATAGCCTTCGAGTCTATGAACCCTGCTGCTCGCGAAACCGAGTCGCAGCAAGTTGAGCGCCACATGCGTATCGTGTATGCTATCCCTGAGCATCGGGAATACATGCGAACTGGAACATCATCAGAGCCCGTGCTGGCTGAGGCGGCTTCGAAGTACCTTCATAATGTCTCTGGGGATGGTGGAATAGCTGTTCTAGCCCCCCGAATCCTGGCAGACAACTGTCAAAAGGGGTTTCTTGCAAGAGGCGAGCGAGGAGAGCTTTGCGGCCGACTTCTGGTTACAATTGCGCACGATATTGCTTTGACAAGAGACCCTTATACAATCGACCCGCCGCTGGAGGATTCTAAGCCAGGATTTCATCGACCTGTCCCTGTTCTGGCCTTTCTCCGTTCACTGTTCGCGAGCGAACATCACGACACTATACTGAAGGCAACGCCAGTGtccgacgaagaggaaggaCAATCTTTGGAGGTCGTGTTTAAGGATGCGTTTGTTTCTTTCTCTCATTTCGCTCTTGCCGAGGACTCCGATATGCTGTCGTCCAAAGCCCTGAGGACAGCCCTGTTCCGCGGGATGGCGATGCAAGCTAAGGACAACCAGCCATCAATCGACGCGGTGATTCCGATACATATGGGGTCTGTTGATCAGGCTATCACGACGGAGACCACTTCTGCAATCAACCTTCAGTTCAAGAACCGGAAGCATTCTCTCGACTGCCCTGTCGACCGCACAATCACAGTTGCTGATGCGAAGAAACCAGTGATATCGATTGTGTTCGAGTTCGGAGAGACGAACAGCACGCTTCCACGCATACAGGTTCGCCACGAGCATCATCGCAGAACCCGAAGCAATAGAACTCACCCCGACGACAAACACTACTCGTTCATTACTCGCGGCTTTGGTCCAGAAACCTACGAGTCGATTCCTGCCGAAGCCACGCACTATTATCGGACGATATTGGCCACGGGTGGTCTGAAGGATGATTTTCCTCGAGCCAAGAGCGCGTGTTCGTGGAGGCTGCTGAGGGAGCTGAAGCCCACTTTCGACGGCACGGACTGTTGCGCTGAATGGGACAGCTAG
- a CDS encoding Zinc-binding dehydrogenase has translation MSAIPTTAQAWRFPPDQKSWNGHKSLELRQVKITPPKQGEVLVKLHAAALNYRVCTDILISREQYPGPYSTGPDGQGLIPSCDGAGEVVAVGEGVTQWKKGDRVHSLFFETWFDGPIQDEHTLFTVGGGTTGCLTQYRVFDAKTLLPIPAHLSYEEAATIPCAALTAWHSFFEKQPITKDSTVLVLGSGGVSVFGAQLAKAAGARVIATTSSKEKAAKYKDLGVDEIINYREVPEWSSKVKELTGGKGVEQVLEVGGQGTLMQSLKSIKREGFVHVIGVVAQGNPGGETLHDLAMTLLFGQASMAGILVGNKAMCERLDAFMTKHKIKPVIDRVFGWSEVVDALDYQLSGSHFGKIIIKID, from the exons ATGTCTGCTATCCCGACTACTGCTCAGGCGTGGCGCTTTCCGCCTGACCAAAAGAGCTGGAACGGCCACAAGAGCCTCGAGCTCCGTCAAGTCAAAATCACTCCTCCTAAGCAAGGAGAGGTCCTAGTGAAGCTACACGCAGCTGCTCTTAACTACAG GGTATGCACG GACATTCTCATTAGCAGGGAGCAATATCCTGGGCCATACTCTACCGGCCCTGACGGACAGGGGCTGATTCCGTCTTGCGACGGCGCTGGAGAAGTAGTCGCTGTCGGCGAGGGTGTCACGCAGTGGAAGAAAGGAGACCGAGTGCACTCGTTGTTCTTCGAAACGTGGTTTGATGGTCCTATTCAA GACGAGCATACGCTCTTTACAGTTGGTGGTGGCACCACCGGATGCCTCACTCAATACAG AGTGTTCGATGCTAAAACTCTCCTCCCGATCCCAGCTCACCTTTCTTACGAAGAGGCTGCCACCATCCCATGTGCAGCATTGACCGCATGGCACTCGTTCTTCGAAAAGCAACCCATCACCAAAGATTCGACCGTGCTGGTACTCGGTAGCGGAGGAGTCTCCGTGTTTGGCGCGCAGCTTGCCAAGGCGGCGGGAGCACGGGTGATTGCTACTACTTCGAGCAAGGAGAAGGCGGCCAAGTACAAAGACTTGGGAGTCGACGAGATCATCAACTACCGAGAGGTGCCTGAGTGGTCGAGCAAGGTCAAAGAGCTGACCGGAGGTAAAGGTGTCGAGCAGGTGCTTGAAGTTG GCGGACAGGGCACGCTCATGCAATCCCTGAAGTCTATCAAACGCGAAGGCTTCGTACACGTGATCGGCGTTGTTGCGCAGGGTAACCCAGGTGGCGAGACCCTCCATGACCTGGCTATGACGTTATTATTCGGACAGGCCTCG ATGGCCGGAATCCTGGTCGGAAACAAGGCAATGTGCGAGAGGTTGGACGCATTCATGACTAAACACAAGATTAAGCCAGTTATTGATCGTGTGTTTGGTTGGAGTGAGGTGGTAGATGCGTTGGACTACCAGCTCAGCGGATCGCACTTTGGAAAAATCATCATCAAAATTGACTGA
- a CDS encoding Reverse transcriptase from mobile element jockey protein — MDGFTTPHFAVTPVFNRTITRARTKATKRATRNWGKVWNEHTHARPDSGTYIPRPPALKLHPIFNRPTYPRNVQCRLVQFLTGYGFYGAYSARFHPHIDPQCPCGEPSQTPEHILMFCPETEKFRHIITDISPERSWEEIFGTLPGLEAVSEFILKSGIGKCRDPPAAAQHL, encoded by the coding sequence ATGGACGGGTTTACGACCCCCCACTTTGCAGTGACACCCGTATTCAACAGAACAATAACGCGGGCGAGAACCAAAGCCACGAAGCGAGCGACAAGAAATTGGGGCAAAGTCTGGAACGAACATACACACGCTCGACCAGACTCGGGCACTTACATACCACGACCCCCCGCCCTCAAACTACACCCCATATTCAACCGTCCCACATACCCCCGCAACGTACAATGCCGCCTAGTCCAATTCCTTACCGGATACGGCTTTTATGGGGCGTACAGCGCTCGCTTCCACCCACACATCGACCCACAATGCCCATGCGGCGAACCATCACAAACGCCCGAGCATATACTCATGTTCTGTCCGGAGACGGAAAAATTTAGGCACATCATCACTGACATATCGCCTGAACGCTCCTGGGAGGAGATTTTCGGAACACTGCCGGGACTGGAGGCAGTATCTGAGTTCATACTGAAGTCGGGAATCGGAAAGTGTAGAGATCCGCCGGCAGCCGCTCAACATTTGTAG
- a CDS encoding transcription factor IIB, with amino-acid sequence MCLGGIRRGVQQPKQRLVGVQPPVVSLFSSIGTHPLQLFSVSVDPTLPADSVIHFLNDHTSLPPPDASVQLIQIPEQTEQESSCDQSSPHDLTCVVLHVQSPTIQTTFIRCPPYNDGSKATLGLTHQWLHMQLRDLGREFSFEIGLVDTAGRAGVLRCSTFQEEPRIEALDPPLLHVPLDISPPGCTNPWRTIAINLATAITHFATAPYAIDEPHTALIPSGNYASTSYLKVHANCRLRRIWLSRSADGSANQAWEFGLYTG; translated from the exons ATGTGCCTCGGAGGCATCCGCCGGGGCGTCCAGCAGCCCAAGCAACGTCTCGTTGGCG TTCAGCCTCCAGTAGTCTCTCTGTTCTCCTCGATTGGAACCCACCCTTTGCAGCTGTTCTCGGTTTCGGTAGATCCCACACTCCCTGCAGATTCAGTTATCCACTTCCTGAACGACCACACTTCCTTGCCGCCGCCCGATGCAAGCGTACAACTTATCCAGATTCCCGAGCAAACCGAGCAAGAGTCCTCCTGTGATCAATCTTCACCGCACGACTTGACTTGTGTGGTTCTCCATGTCCAATCACCCACAATCCAAACCACATTTATCCGCTGTCCGCCCTATAATGATGGATCCAAAGCAACGCTTGGCCTAACGCACCAATGGCTGCATATGCAGCTCAGAGACCTGGGACGTGAATTTAGCTTTGAGATTGGATTGGTTGATACCGCCGGACGGGCGGGGGTGCTTAGGTGTTCGACGTTCCAG GAGGAGCCGCGAATTGAAGCACTAGATCCACCGCTTCTCCATGTCCCCCTCGATATCTCGCCTCCAGGGTGTACGAACCCATGGCGTACTATTGCGATCAACCTAGCAACAGCTATCACACACTTTGCTACTGCACCCTATGCAATCGATGAGCCACACACGGCGCTCATCCCTTCGGGAAACTATGCTTCCACAAGTTATCTGAAGGTTCATGCCAATTGTCGACTAAGACGCATATGGCTTTCTCGGTCTGCTGATGGAAGCGCAAATCAAGCCTGGGAATTTGGTCTGTATACCGGCTAG
- a CDS encoding Transposase family Tnp2 protein — translation MCAYPKVIRGIFEGEICTAKGNVSGGFSALISRDHRYHLSLCRAQSDFDYTEEDFAEPEWDPKPKPDVLPRVPASQALDTHRQEHAAIEEVVECMSRNLIRLDTLVFAICYGNPLCSLDNGKLKAERNQLMKSSKLPTILDHLHTPPSYTGSRPEAALKTLDEWAWKHVAKLSRVELDQFATDSRKESEKCNNEVEDLTNLENLSFEAIRGKASAFTPRPLQFLTNISETKNHARTRIRENPNSVLEPSFLERLKELIANHAIFWIYDNLQLPIPMKAQRSDCHTVTNNRTAMTVVAIPDMVKHIFMEDNPSVAPIPKPAMILDTSATPPMAHNKLQGTSTPPKDSPTSPDHAPNNPPAATEVPSPPALNWDNFLDIDCYKRLAACNIHFIINTLFKTVPGLADLDICSAESLSAPPAHHVMPSGEDFKMLYLLRVV, via the exons ATGTGTGCTTATCCGAAGGTCATCCGGGGAATCTTCGAGGGGGAAATATGCACCGCAAAAGGGAACGTTTCGGGCGGATTCTCGGCGCTcatatcacgtgaccatcgATACCATCTCTCACTTTGTCGAGCTC AGAGTGATTTTGACTACACCGAGGAGGACTTTGCTGAGCCGGAATGGGATCCTAAGCCCAAGCCTGACGTTCTACCCCGAGTTCCCGCATCACAAGCCTTGGACACGCACCGACAGGAGCACGCTGCTATTGAGGAAGTAGTAGAGTGTATGAGTCGTAATTTAATACGACTTGACACACTCGTGTTTGCAATTTGCTATGGAAATCCGCTCTGCTCATTGGATAACGGCAAGTTGAAAGCGGAGCGAAATCAGCTAATGAAAAGCTCCAAGCTTCCGACGATACTCGACCATTTACATACCCCACCATCCTACACAGGCTCCCGTCCAGAAGCAGCCTTGAAAACGCTTGACGAATGGGCGTGGAAGCACGTTGCCAAATTGTCTCGCGTTGAGCTTGATCAATTCGCTACTGACTCTCGGAAAGAGTCCGAAAAGTGCAATAATGAGGTCGAAGACCTCACGAACCTCGAAAATCTCAGCTTCGAGGCCATACGGGGGAAAGCTTCGGCATTTACACCACGCCCCCTTCAATTCCTGACCAATATTAGCGAGACAAAGAATCATGCACGTACTCGAATAAGAGAGAATCCCAATAGCGTATTGGAGCCCTCATTT CTCGAGAGATTAAAGGAACTCATAGCTAATCACGCCATATTTTGGATATATGATAACCTTCAACTTCCGATTCCAATGAAAGCTCAACGCAGTGATTGTCACACTGTTACCAATAACAGAACTGCAATGACAGTTGTTGCAATTCCAGATATGGTAAAGCATATATTCATGGAGGACAATCCCAGT GTGGCTCCCATACCCAAACCAGCTATGATTCTAGATACTAGTGCAACACCACCCATGGCTCACAACAAGCTGCAGGGCACCTCTACACCCCCAAAAGACTCACCTACCTCCCCAGATCACGCTCCCAATAATCCACCAGCTGCAACAGAGGTTCCAAGCCCTCCTGCACTGAATTGGGACAATTTCTTAGATATTGATTGCTATAAGCGCTTGGCTGCATGCAACATCCATTTCATCATCAATACTCTCTTCAAAACTGTCCCTGGGCTTGCAGACCTTGACATATGCAGTGCTGAAAGTTTGTCTGCTCCACCAGCACATCATGTAATGCCAAGTGGAGAGGATTTCAAAATGTTATacctgttaagagttgtgtaa
- a CDS encoding Reverse transcriptase (RNA-dependent DNA polymerase), which yields MLAEWLLANRLEILNSLDVPTRVGRRGQRDSIIDLTIANDAVIEGGLVSKWECSGRGSLGSDHNCITWTITINTPCDTRNPEGAYRHRIDIAGEDDWIKAATTYLEEHPPPQYASTKEIEEGALIILKAMSTATELSMEKVLVNKAKPRLEWWNNRCSRAVTDLEDCDNPEERSAALGRLRSAIRGAKRSRGDDLCTKVTNPEAVFKFTNWYKGKREAPLPPPLTANGLKATLPEDQARLLRDAFFPATAPPADSSSPLGIPLHPTRPHHGITVDEISRALNSASNTSAPGAFGTNYCLLKWLFNARPGIIVDLYNTCLDHGFHPKCLRNALVVAIPKPHKIDMTAPKSYRPISLLETLSKCLEKIIAARISFEVGKHNLLPYTQFGGRGNSSCVDAGLSLSHDIHAAWAQEKFASLLTLDISGYFNNVNHSCLSFTLRRLGFSNCMCNWLSSYFSDRTAQFRINDHVTSLFPISNVGIPQGSPLSPILSSLYSIPVLLSVLDSPNLSVRAYVDDFTILATSKSRARNIHLLEDAAEEASSCLQALGLDFKLEKCELIHFAKSNS from the coding sequence ATGCTTGCCGAATGGCTTCTCGCCAACCGGCTGGAAATTCTCAACTCTCTAGATGTCCCCACCCGAGTTGGACGTAGGGGACAGAGAGATTCAATCATAGACCTCACTATTGCCAACGACGCGGTTATTGAGGGAGGTTTAGTCTCGAAATGGGAATGCTCGGGGAGAGGCTCCCTTGGGTCAGACCATAACTGCATCACCTGGACCATCACAATCAACACTCCTTGCGACACTCGTAATCCTGAAGGAGCTTACCGACACCGCATCGACATTGCCGGTGAAGACGATTGGATAAAAGCAGCTACAACCTATCTAGAAGAACACCCACCGCCTCAGTACGCGTCGACCAAGGAGATCGAAGAGGGCGCTCTCATCATCCTCAAAGCTATGTCTACTGCTACCGAACTATCCATGGAGAAGGTCCTAGTGAATAAGGCCAAACCCCGTTTGGAATGGTGGAACAACCGATGCTCTCGGGCGGTTACAGATTTGGAAGACTGCGATAACCCGGAGGAACGCTCTGCAGCCCTTGGACGTCTACGATCGGCTATCCGCGGTGCCAAGAGATCCCGTGGCGACGACCTATGCACTAAAGTTACCAACCCCGAAGCtgtcttcaagttcacaaaCTGGTATAAAGGGAAACGTGAAGCCCCGCTACCCCCCCCCCTGACCGCCAATGGACTAAAAGCCACCCTACCCGAGGATCAGGCTAGGTTGCTTCGGGATGCATTCTTCCCAGCGACTGCCCCCCCTGCCGACTCATCCTCCCCACTTGGAATACCTCTCCACCCCACTCGTCCCCATCACGGTATCACAGTGGACGAAATCTCCCGGGCCCTCAACTCGGCATCTAACACGTCTGCCCCAGGAGCCTTTGGGACAAACTATTGCCTCCTCAAATGGCTGTTCAACGCTCGCCCGGGGATTATTGTGGATCTCTACAACACCTGCCTGGATCATGGATTCCACCCCAAATGCCTTCGCAACGCGCTTGTAGTAGCTATCCCCAAGCCACACAAGATCGACATGACGGCCCCCAAATCTTACCGTCCCATCTCGCTCCTTGAAACTCTTTCGAAATGCCTAGAGAAAATTATTGCCGCGCGTATCTCGTTCGAAGTTGGAAAACACAATCTCCTCCCTTATACACAATTCGGAGGGAGGGGCAACTCGTCATGTGTCGACGCAGGTCTGTCCCTCTCTCATGACATTCACGCCGCTTGGGCACAAGAAAAATTTGCCTCACTTTTAACGCTAGATATTTCTGGTTACTTCAATAATGTTAATCACTCTTGCCTTAGTTTCACCTTACGTAGACTCGGTTTCTCCAACTGCATGTGTAATTGGCTTTCCTCTTACTTCTCCGATCGTACCGCTCAGTTCCGTATTAATGATCATGTTACTAGCCTTTTCCCGATTTCTAATGTAGGCATCCCCCAGGGATCCCCTCTCTCTCCCATTCTCTCTTCTTTGTATTCCATACCTGTTCTTCTCTCGGTTCTGGACTCCCCAAATCTCTCGGTACGTGCCTATGTGGACGACTTCACGATTCTGGCCACCTCCAAATCCCGCGCCAGGAACATCCATCTCTTGGAGGACGCTGCAGAGGAAGCCTCGTCGTGTCTTCAGGCTCTAGGGCTGGACTTCAAGCTGGAAAAGTGCGAACTCATTCACTTCGCCAAATCAAATTCATAA
- a CDS encoding Transposase family Tnp2 protein — translation MEQFCSFIVSLVKSQRYPYTNIDKRVLNQAQLQIILHKYQLIDKAPFTGQKQPEESDGATIVRGYPLAFLLSPHSTPLCVNQHLRQQIVRYLTTSFKILSNAAKALIPDELEQWGRLCIGNRGNEIHACGYHKLRSNGRDAAFVHYKLMVDQDAELVLVSKRLEEESQYGKLQHVFVLTIPPKTPKINPALKKNQYLLLAQIYKALIKSNKIEDKKLIWYKGKLGTGEVVDVSTIQCAVGRIKDGNRWWIVDRSTNNTFAYPEFID, via the exons ATGGAGCAATTCTGCAGCTTCATTGTCAGCTTGGTCAAAAGCCAACGGTATCCATACACCAACATTGACAAACGTGTGCTCAATCAAGCACAATTACAAATTATCCTTCACAAGTATCAACTTATTGACAAGGCACCATTCACAGGCCAAAAACAACCGGAGGAATCTGACGGTGCAACAATTGTCCGTGGCT ATCCTCTTGCATTTTTATTAAGCCCACACTCAACCCCCCTTTGCGTCAACCAACACCTAAGACAACAAATTGTGCGCTACCTCACAACCTCCTTCAAGATCCTTTCCAATGCAGCCAAGGCACTTATTCCTGATGAACTGGAGCAGTGGGGGCGTCTTTGTATTGGGAACAGGGGCAATGAAATTCATGCATGTGGGTACCACAAGCTGCGTTCCAATGGAAGGGACGCAGCATTTGTTCAT TACAAGCTTATGGTAGACCAGGATGCAGAGCTGGTCTTGGTAAGCAAACGCCTTGAAGAGGAAAGTCAATACGGCAAACTCCAACATGTGTTTGTCCTTACCATCCCACCAAAAACCCCAAAAATCAACCCAGCCCTCAAAAAGAACCAGTACCTATTACTTGCACAAATCTACAAAGCACTGATCAAGAGCAACAAAATAGAAGACAAGAAACTTATCTGGTACAAGGGTAAATTGGGTACAGGTGAGGTTGTTGACGTCTCAACTATCCAGTGTGCAGTTGGACGCATAAAGGATGGTAATAGGTGGTGGATTGTTGACAGGAGCACCAATAATACATTTGCTTATCCAGAGTTTATAGATTGA